TAGGTGAGCCTCTCTCTAGACCAGCACAGGAATTTAGAGTTCTCCTCTGCCGTGATGGTCACCTGTTGGTCAATCACAACATATACAAGGGCACATCACACTGGGGTGTTTTTCCAAGTAATTTGGGGTAAAGTGTTCTAGCACAAAACAGTGGCGGTATCTAATGATACATTAAGCCCTTCTGCTCATTCCATGGAATTGACTGAGCAGGTGAATCCTGTTTGAAATCTCTGATTTGTACTGAATTCCTATTACATCAACTTCAGGTTTGAATGTTAGATGGAGATGCCTGGCAGGATTCAGGCTGAAGACAGATTTGAGACATGGACTACGCAGAGGCTtcagcacagacacaggaaTAGCTCCTGCTATTACCTGGaatttctctcctctgtgcaTCTCTGTCGACCTGAACTCTGGAGAGTCGATGAAGGCATTGGTGTAGATGTTGTGAAGGAAATGGCCTCGGTATGAAACCTTCATCCTGTCACACAGCAACTTAAAAGTCAAAACCCCAGTGAATCTCAAGAAAATAACTCTGTATTCAATATCTTTCAATATCTACTGTAAGCCCTACAGCTTCACAGTGACATCATGTTCAGACCAAATAAgaactgaggaaataatctgcgaTTGTTATGGTGCATGTTTTGTAAGTTGATGGTGATACTAAGGCATTTTTGACTGAAGCAGCTGATAGATAATATTTTGTGCTGGTATTCAATATCTTGGACCATTTTTATGTTAATGAACACCAACAAAATGAAGGCTACTGTGCATGTATTCAGTGTTACCCCCAGTTTACGTTCCTGTCAGACATTTTCTTGCATGTTCATGAgaaatctgatcaaaatattcaaacataTGCAGCAAAACAATGGCATGTTGTGCATAAACCAGTACCTACTTTCCTTTGAGAAGAATACTGAGGCGCTCGTCCACAGAGGTCTTGTCCTCGGCAGCGTAGATCTGGCCTTTCTTTAGAGTCTGAATGGTGCAGAACTGGCCTGTGAGCCTCTGAAACAGAGCCTCTCGCACATGGAGGGGCTCAAACATCCGCTTGTAGACGGCCCTCAATTCCCTGTCGATCTTGATCTGACAGATCAGAATGACAGCCTTTACCAATCCTAGGAGTCAGAAACCACTGAAGTAGACTGATAAGACCAGACTTAAATAATACAACTTTTAGTCtaattgaaaacacaaattcaaCAAGTTTTAAGGAAAGGAGCAGTGAGAAGGGTAGCCATTGCGGCAGACAGGTCTCCTGGCTGTCTCATTATGAAAAGTCTTGGTCTCATTCTGTCAACTCGTTGGAGGCCCCTTACTTACTGCAAGTCCCCTGGTGGTTTTCCTTGGATTTCATAAAACCTGCATTTCATTATGTTAAAGAAGGACCAAACCCAGGAGAATATGCTCTCTCCTTCCtgagacagaaatgaaaaactaaaaccCTGAGCCCACCACTCCCTCAATGCCTTAAGTGAGCATTTCAATTTGGGAAACACTCGAGTGCCCTGAATCTAAAGTGACTGCAAGACTCTGAATGAGGGCATAGTGATGCATCACGATGCAGAACTCACTGGCCTGCGCTTGTACAGAAGGAAGAAGAAGTGCATGAAGTTGACCACCAGGAAGACCACGTTCCAAACCATCACGTCCAGGTTGCATCTGTACAGCGTTGCCCACGCAATGAAGAGAGAGCATCCTGTTGGGGttgaaaaacaatcaacaatTCACTGACTGAAGCTTCACACGGAGAGGAAATGAAGTCAGTTGGACTGtatgtagattcttgaagagaTTCCACaactcatccaagaagcttcaaCAGAACAGAAGAAGCTGAGAAGTGACACGTCTTCAAGAATCAACAAGCAGACCAGCTGACCTTGATTCAACTCTatgtggataaccatgacctggatggcTGAGGACCTACATAGACATGTGACTGAAGACTGcacattaacatgtttattCAATATCCAACctcaaataaattcaattccCTTTCCCTTTCATGTTTATGTCCACTCATATGGACAGCATCTTTCATAGCGATAACCACTGACTTTTCAGTATCACGAGGCTGGGGGTTTTCAAATGTCTTCAGAAACGGGAAAGGTCTTGTGCTCCTAGGAGAGGTTTGTGCCATCTAAATACACaattctaacattttttttaaagtaatatatcactgtcaaaataattattttactttGGTATAATTACTGttaacaaatgagaccatggtGGAGCTGACTGGTGGCCTCTGTCGCTCACCAGGGGGACTGTTCCCATTCCCATAAACCCCATCGTGTCCTGTCCACCCTGGCGTCTTTGTCTTTATTGAACAGGACAAACAGGAACTCTGAACGCTTTAGTACTGTCTGCTTTTGATGAACAGTGTCTTCTTCATGTTTTGTGCCATACAGCAGTCCAGCAGACTTCCCTCTAAGTGTGACCCAGTGAAATACAAGgtaaaatgcagtgtagagCCTTGCTGTCTTACTTAATGATTCACTGATGATACAGTACATAGACCGCTTAGTATTTCGCTGCGGCCAAAAGATCTTGGTTCGAGAGCAACACTTTGTAGCAGGCAAGGCTCTTCAACAAGTGACCACAATTTTTTGCTTTGGAAGTTACTGAGGCAgtgcccctctctctttctgtttctggcttcttccttctgtttttctctaACAATGTTTAAGCCTTTGAAACcaaagcaaattcacttgatttatcTCATAGACATAAatattagcaaaacaaaacaaaaaaaagaagaaaatgtccaCAAAATTTGCCAattatcaacaaaaaaaatgaaattatcaaaaacaaatggaaaaaatatattaaaatgatgCGGAAATTTGCCAAAAATACCTATAAATCAGCAAAAATGTACATACAATTACAATACAAAATTACAAGGAAACTGTGTTTATAGTTTATGTATTAGattgatatatttaaaggtcttTAAAGATTCACATGActtttacaagcatttaaagTATTCCTCATATTTCTTGGGACACGGGAGGAGCccactttgaaaagcactgcTCTAATGGCCTCTTACACTGTGTGGCATGTTCCCTGCCCTGGCTTCTAAGCACCTTCCTCGCCCAATTTGACGACGAGTTTGACACCGCACACAGTGGGGGTAGAACTTTCATTTAGAATGGAGATACGGTCGGAGATGAGgggccacagacacacatcaagAGGCTGTGGTAAATTTAGCATTCCCCAATACCCCACGGCTTCTATCAGCTGTGCTTTGATTCTCAGCACAGGCACAGGAATGCAAtcagcaggtggcgctgtgcaCTGACCTGTCATCAGGAGAAGGCGCAGCAGAATCATGTGCAGGGCCACAGTGGTAGGAATGATTAGACCAACCAGCAGAGACAGGTTGccgaggtggaagaggaggtggtgggCTTCCTCCCACTCCTGGCAGGAGGTGGTGTTGGGCTCCAGAGccagacctcctcctcctcctccactggaCTCTGCTGGAGAAGCTGAAGGAAAGGGAGCCAGGGTGGGGAAGAGGAGCGTGGAGATCTCCGGGGCGGAAGACATTCTGCAGCAGGGtcaccttaacacacacacacacacacacatacacacacacagttgtaaGGGAGGGTTTGGTGAAATCTGCCAGAGGAAAACCAGTTTCACTCTCACAAATTAATCTTGCTTGACACTGCGGCCTTCTGGGAACATGTTTGTTTCCTGATCCATGTTCTGTTTTTCTAAATGATGATGAAAGACAACTGCAATCATATCACATTTAATGTACAACCAAGTGTATGTCTGTACATGGAAAAATACTATAAGCtgaatttgttgttttcatcaaAGTATATACACACAGGGAATTACACCACAAATTTATGAAACGCACACATTTAATGCTCATGTCTGTCAAACTAAACGCAATATTCTCAGCTGTACGTGTATCTGGCTCAGGCCAGCGCTGTCCAGCAAACGAGCGCAACGGGGCTTTCAAAAATAGAAGTGGGGATACACATGAAGGCCTGCTACACTGGGATTTCTTCAAGTAATAACTTTCTAACTGCTCATCAAAGTACTGAGAGGAAAATGCTTACTTACCGATTCTGCGGCACCCGATTAAATATGTCTTTggacagagaaaagaagagaaggatTGCTATAAAAGTGCTAAGATAGTAAGGTTATAAATGTAGGCCGGTTCCTCAGATGGGGGCTGCACAATGTGAGCCGCACATTCCAGCACGCTGACAGGCACTGACTAAAATGGGCAAAGAAGCGCCCAGCAGCGCATCTGTAGGGACTACAAGCTCCGGCAGGGGGAGATAGAGCACCAAGACGCTCCTTCCTCTTGTATGGCAAGAGAGCCTGAGCAAACtccattaaaaaaattacaattcgATGTTTCCTTGCTTGTCGGCAAGGTTATGTGCGTAATAAAACGTGATTACAGACGCGTTAAGAATCGGTATATTCTTCGGGTATGTTCGGCATATAATTGATCCACCGGGTAAAACGTAATTTGAATTAATTTTCAACTTTTAGAACTGCTTCACACTGTTAGTGAGATGGAATGTGGGAAAAGGTGAAGCACCTTCTCATTTACTCACTTAAGTGATCCCTGGTTGACCATCAAATTGCAGTTAAAATGGGTGTGTTTGTTAATCGAAATTGCAAGGCAAGATTAAAATGCTACATTTTTTAATGGTGTCTGGTGTGACCCTCTCTTACCGTTACACATCGGAAGGCACTGGGTCTCGGGCGGAAAAGACGGGGGCAACTGGACGCAACAAGTTTCCTGTAAAATTAAATGCTAATtaagtattttgttttctaataATTTTGAATGGACATTTGAATCTTTTTGAAATTCTCTGTGGTTTAAAATGAGGGTAAATTTGAGGAAAGCCCTGACCTCTTTGATTGTCACAACTTAAGTGCCATACAGCAAGTATTCTCATATTTCACTCACAATTTATAACAGtgactgcaaagaaaaaaaagtctgcacatcaaaaataaactttatcaCATATTTACAACACAGTAGAGATACATTATCTGTACAACAGTACAATCATACATCTGAAATTTACATTTGCACTGACCACACAGTTAAGACCTACTGCCACTTTTTTGTGTAACCTTATGACCTTAtggctatttattttattttacaatgaaTATCCCTTTGATATTAAGATGTCTTTTTCAAGGGAGGCCTGGTCAAGATTGGCAGGAGAAGCAAATAATGAACAGTAGCATAAAACAGTAGTTACATCGGCCTACATAATgcacaataaattaaaatgaaattaaatgaaatataaactACACGTGTAAACCACTGAAAAATTTCCAGCTAGTAACAATAACAGTGTTGATTTAAAAACAGTGGCATCCTAAAGACATCGTCGTCaatgctttcatttttaatgtgcaaTTATAGTAAACATATTTGCGCCAAACTGTCTGATGTTTGAAGACAGCAACTTTTAAGGACACATTTTTggaaaactttttattttttgtttgtatttgttgttgtctgCTACCTTTTCATGTAGCACTAGTGGCATACCGTactatttcaccaattaatcgcccggccgcaaatagccgctgggttcttataaacgcctggggtctgcacgcattttgcgtattaaacgcccatccgaataaccgccggggcgattatttgcactatattgaggtaacccaaaataaggctattcaccttatttttgcataagtaaacagttagccgcacaataactgtgcggcgcttccgttttctgtcaaaataagagcgctagttaacattagaacaaaagggtgtaccgtaatattaaaccgacagactgaaaatatgttggacagtagctgtcatcacgataatgacctggtacaaaaataaataaaggcctgcagcgaatagccgcctggttcttttaaacgcccagggtccaagtcgattttgcatattaaacgcccgggcgattaattggtgaaatacggtaagtctGTAACTCCCACTTCACTAAACCctccactatggaaaaatatatgaTTTGCCATTCAAACCTCCACATATCCACTAGATATCTGGGACAGAGCAGAGCAATTACTGATGTCTGAGCTCGCTGAGTGGTAAATTATTATCTGTGGGCAGAAAGGCTATCAGCTGAGACTGATCCTCAATGGCAAATTGGAGTTTTTGTTAAGAGTTATTTTAATAACATTTCGCCTGtcagaaataatctcactggGCGAGCTACACCTTAAAGGGCAGAGCTAAAGACCCACCATTTTTCACAGAGCAAGTTACCTAACTGGCAGACTTTAATGGCACACAAGAGACTCTGGTCAAAAtggaagtaaaaaaacaaacaaacaaacaaaaaaaaaaaaaaaacatttaaatggcTAATAccatttctgttattttatgaCTTCTGACCATGATATTCTTAAACCTGGAAGGTCAGCAAGGCTAACTAGACCAGCTAacttagttagttagtttaATGTCTtgactgcatgttttttgtttaatatgtGCAGTAGGCTTCATAATAGCTCCTCTCCTGCCCTTTGCTTTTTTCACTGGGCCTCAGTCTAACATTACTTAAAGTGGTGCTATGAGACCTCTGCATTGGAGATGAGGATTACACTCATGTTTCATTAGTAGGATTAATTTGTCTCACCAATCTCTACATGTGGTGATACTGCAGACTTCCAGCTACATTGTAAGCTGCTCTGAATTAGCTTTTTCTGTGGCCACAGTGCTGATTGCAGCGACAGATGAACTGAGgcgactgatctgaaatttggatatgtttatctgcagaatgtgacgTTTCAGAGATACTTTGAATGAAGTAGAAGAAGAGGACGGAGAGGAGGGCAAAACAAGAGGTGCTTATTTGGGCCAATACAGAAATTCACAAAGCTAAAACTAAGAAATAACAAGGTGGCTGTAAATTGTGTGGTGGGAAGAAGATCCATGGTGATGAATTCAACAACAAGCACATGAATCAGAAGTGTGAAATCTGCAATGAAAGCACTgccattttcttttgcattcaCACTTTATCCTTTACGCTCCGCCCACAACTTGGGCcctatttttccacattttggggtccaaatgactgatagggaCAGAAATTTTTGGAATTGGTCCAGTATTGAGCGAGAACGCTTCAGTCAGCAGCCGTGAAATGAGCTGCAATGTAATCGCACAGGGCAGGTTCACCGCCAAATTACGTCCAgaaaaagtgcttgtttttgccactgactGGCTCAGACTGTTATAAGTTTCAGACAACATTATGATGAAAAACaccagaattatcctttaattaACTCAACCAATAGGATTACTTGTATCTTCAGAACAGCTCTGTCGCGGGGAAACTTAAAAGACCACACCAGTAAGTTACCTTTTTAgtgtaaaaaatgtataaacttcacattcctgctaatcttttcctaaagcaagcTGATGTTTTTTAGAGTTCCAAGgtattttccctcccttttatccagccattggtttcaaTTCATTCCATTATGATATGAAATTAACTTTCAGACAAATGAAatcacttgtttgttttcacattatgaggtgagtgtttcaaccaaaacttcaaatttgaaaacgAAGGGATTTCGacaatatgttgtgaaatctttagtactcctgcaacatttgaaaaatgGCTTGTCGCAATGTAAAACATTTGGAAATTGTAGTAACGAAGGcccaacattcaaaatcactgggatggtccttaaACTATTTGCTGTTGTAGATTGCCTCATTTGACcctttcatgatttttttttttttttcacttccaaACAGGTCTTCACATTTGCTTTCCATTATAACAGCGACTAAAATATCAAATGTGGACTAAGTCAGGCTGTAAGATATGGGAAGTGCCACACCTTGCCATGCCCAGCtgaggcagacacacagtcagtcagtcagtctgtttgGTCAGGCAGTTCTTCCTGCCTGCACCGGCACTTGCAGGAGGCCATCTGTCTTTTCTAATTCGGGCCTGGACATGTGACAGTAGCTGGGTAACCGGAGATCATACCGGTGCCCCTGGCTGTCGAAAGCCTTGTCGTTCAGAGAGTACAGCTTCTCTGCGATGTCGTTGCGCACAACCAGGGCAAAGATCTTGGCTATGTAGCGGTGCTTGGCAAAAAGCAGATAGagtttcttcctcctccatgccACAAATCTACAGCGGCTCTCAGCACGCAGCGTCACCTGTTGACAATATAAGAAAGAGATCAGGTGCCagagaaaacaagcaaataGGGATATTTTGTGGGTGCTGGCAAATATAGGGTTCCATTCATCATTTCTGGCAGTTCAGAATCTGTACAGTACAGATTCAGTACAGATCTTGATGTCTTGAACAGATCTTGATGAATCGCAAATCTAGACCCagcaaaaatgacagaaatattgTGGAAGCCACATCAGTAaagtccacatcaaagcagcaTTCAAGGGCCATTTCTTCCCTGATAATATGCTCACTAATATCAGTCACTGCTCCTCTTTAGCCCCATACATTTAATAGCTAGAAGCAGATGTGAGTGTTTTAGTGTTGCATGAAAAGGTTATTGTGTCCCAAATACCCCCCAACTTGCACATCAGTTAACCTGAAACACGCCCTCCTCTGACGGTCTTAGGGAGTCCCATTCAGGTGAATCCAGGAACTGGTAAGGGTAGATGTAATGTAAGAACTCCCCATTCACTGTCACATTGATTCTGTGGGGAAAATAGATGAAAAGTTTAAATTAATTGGAGCACTTTCTAATGTGAGACCGTTACATCAAGAAGATTTAAATAAGAAATCTGACGTCAATCCAGACGaaattttttaaagtattttcttttttttttttttctcattttttggtACTTTTCAATTAATGTTTTCCCCCAGCAAATCcaactgatttctttcaaaaatatgggcAAAAGTAGTAAATTGGTAGTAAATGAGTAAATTAGCAAgacatgacctgaaaattacCAAGTAATTAGTATAAATTTACtggaaaataaccagaaaattgtccaaaaatgagacaagaaaattagcatttttaaagcaacaagaaaactacatttacaaTTATAATTAGTCTAAGTAGTCCATTTAAAGGTCACAACAGTGacgctggatcagatttcttgtgctGACATTCAGATGGCTTACACAATCATTTaaatattcctcatttttctgaggaccccctggatgACCCTCAAAGACCCCTTGGGGTCCTCGGACCTTACTTTGAAAACAACTGGTTTTTGGCTGTTATGCAAAAATAATGTACTTGAGGAGTCCGCAAtcttgcatgaaaaaaaaaaaaatcaaaaatctgtttgtttaaTGTTCCCTTGCACTCCTCAGATACACACGTCATACAACGTGACCATCACTCAGAACTAGACTCGACATACTTTAGCCACCAAATTTCactatttttaattatatttttagaaTCCTATCACAGCCGTGGTGGGCGGTAGCCAGCGGTGCACCAATTCTAAAAGTTGtggtttttaattaaataaactTCTGGGTGGATGACATGTGTGCCGATTTTACCACAAGACCCTCGTGATTCGCGACATGCCTTCAATGTGGTTCTACGTTTGCCGAAAAGCAACGCAACATGAAACTGTCCGATATTTGAACGGAGTTTTGTACGGTCTCTGAGAGGCTGTGTCAGGGGCGTGTGAAGGCCCATTCATACCCTACGTAAAAGACGGAAACGGAGACGGACGGAGCATTTCATCCGTCCTGTCCGATCATTTCGTCCGTCATTTTGCACGAAGCGGGGGAGCTTACGATTACGGATGAAACGGAGCAATACCAACGGAATTCGTGGGGGCAGTATTGAGTTTATAGCTCACAGAGTCACGAAGAAGATCTGcaaaggcatttaaaaatggAGCGTGGTGTTGCAActtgtcaaaagttttttttgtttttgtttttttttttaacttgtcgAAAGTTGGGGCGGACATCCTGAAATACTGGAAATGCCGCTCATCATCCATTTCCCGCATTGGCAgcaccaaacaccaaaactcCCCATAGAAGGGGCAGCTGAGGTTTTAGTGGCCTCACGTTCCACcgaaatgtgtgttgttgttgttgtttttgttttttttacgtTTGCGgggcaaatacaataaaagaacTTCTTCCACAGTCGCCGTGTTTTATTAATGCCGTTTTATTGGCGCTCGGCACTGCCATCTAGAGGAAGTGTTGTGCTAACGCGCACGCCAACACAAAAGACGTACGGAAGTATGAAGTGTATACACGTAGAGGACGGACGGACGAAAAAAGGGTATGAATGGGCCTTGAGCCGCACCTGCCCGACAGGAGCACCGACAGCTTGTCGATGGGAGTTTTCCCCTCCATGGCGAAGCAGTGGTCTTTCTCTATGGTGTGGATGTCCCCGTCACAGCAGGCGACTATCTTCCCAAAGTGGCCGAGCGACACGCCGAGTTTCTGGAACATGCAGCTGTAAAGCTCCTGGAAGTCCTTGTCGAAAGTGACGCTCCTCAGCCGGTAGGAGACGTGCAGGACTTGGCCCACACACACCCCGAAAAGGGCGAAATTCCACAGAAACGTGTCCGTGGTGCAGGAGTCCGACCAAGCCCAGATCGTGGAGCAGAAGAAGCCGAGAGTGAGGAAAGTGAAGAGGTAGAGGAGTCCGTAAAAGCCGCTGCCGCCCATGAAGCCCAGGACGAGGAAGATGGATCCGAGGTGGAAGACGGAGCCCTCGGTGCCGTCCCTCCACTCCTCACACAGCGGGTagaacacctcctcctccagcgtCAAGTTCATGGCTTCGAAATCAGGAGGCTCCATGTCTACAAAACACTATAAAaccatcaaaaataaataaataaaaaatcagcaCATTTCTCTCAACGTGAGCTACTATCTCACAGACTTCTCTCGGACACCGCAGGAGCTCCGGGCTGGAAACAGAGACGCTCTCAGGAGTTAATTGACTAGTGGACAGCAGATGCGTCAGGAGCGCCGCAGTCAGCCCGGGGAGCACCGAGCGCTGTCTTCAAAATGAAAGCCTCAAAGACCACGGCGGATTAGGGTCACTGTGtgagaaaaaatacagagccaGGGAGGGGGCATAATATTCCTCGATACAAGTTAGAATTTCAGAGATTAAAAACTCCGCTATTCTATGATGGTAAATTTGCGAGAGAAAAACTCTtatattataaagtcacaaatttgggAGGAAAAGCtcaatttctgagattaaagtcacaaatttatgagaaaaaaaaatagtaatattttttttttcttcaactatgggattcagtcagaaggaaatcctggtgatttgagcccagaaactcaatcttctcatcagcatctggactttaaAGAGACGTTGCCGTGACT
The Myripristis murdjan chromosome 16, fMyrMur1.1, whole genome shotgun sequence DNA segment above includes these coding regions:
- the popdc1 gene encoding popeye domain-containing protein 1 gives rise to the protein MSSAPEISTLLFPTLAPFPSASPAESSGGGGGGLALEPNTTSCQEWEEAHHLLFHLGNLSLLVGLIIPTTVALHMILLRLLLMTGCSLFIAWATLYRCNLDVMVWNVVFLVVNFMHFFFLLYKRRPIKIDRELRAVYKRMFEPLHVREALFQRLTGQFCTIQTLKKGQIYAAEDKTSVDERLSILLKGKMKVSYRGHFLHNIYTNAFIDSPEFRSTEMHRGEKFQVTITAEENSKFLCWSRERLTYFLESDTFLNEVFRYLIGKDITNKLYSLNDPTLSDKAVKKMDRQPSLCSQLSMMQMRNSMASTSDTDDVLNQILRGGSAGSSLQKSPGTKASSAMKPIEEGMEDDVFETESPRSKSRHIPSTSTEEV
- the popdc3 gene encoding popeye domain-containing protein 3 — encoded protein: MEPPDFEAMNLTLEEEVFYPLCEEWRDGTEGSVFHLGSIFLVLGFMGGSGFYGLLYLFTFLTLGFFCSTIWAWSDSCTTDTFLWNFALFGVCVGQVLHVSYRLRSVTFDKDFQELYSCMFQKLGVSLGHFGKIVACCDGDIHTIEKDHCFAMEGKTPIDKLSVLLSGRINVTVNGEFLHYIYPYQFLDSPEWDSLRPSEEGVFQVTLRAESRCRFVAWRRKKLYLLFAKHRYIAKIFALVVRNDIAEKLYSLNDKAFDSQGHRYDLRLPSYCHMSRPELEKTDGLLQVPVQAGRTA